The following nucleotide sequence is from Treponema sp. J25.
AACCGTTCGGGAATGGGTACTTCTCCTTTGTAATAGTGCGCCAAATCGAGATACACATAGCTTGTACCAAGCCGGGCCATTTCTTCGAAAATAGCCCGGGCTACCACATCCCGGGGCGCCAGATCTCCCAGCGGAGAGTACCGCTCCATAAAAGGTTCACCAAGTTTGTTAATCAAGCGGGCCCCTTCGCCCCGGAGACTTTCAGAAATGAGAAAGCGACGAATATCCTTATGATACAGGGCGGTAGGATGGAACTGCACGAATTCAGCATTGATAATATCCGCTCCGGCCCGGTAGGCCATGGCGATACCATCACCTGTGGCCTCTTTAGGGTTCGTCGTAAATTGATAAATGTTCCCAATACCACCGGTGGCCAATATCACCGCATCAGCAAAAAGGGTATGTACTATGCCAGTGGCGTTCTCCAACACATAACAACCAAAAACTTCCCGGGTTTTATAAATTTCCTGGCAATCGGTAGAATGGTGATTGTTTGTTATCAGATCGATAGCGGTCCAGCCGGTTTTTATTTCTACCCCTATTTTCAGAGCATAGGCGATAAGATATTCTTCGATAACATCGCCCGTATGGTCCTGAGCATGAAGGATCCGCCGGACCGAATGGGCCGCTTCTTCGGTATAGTCGTAGTCACCATCCCGACCACGACTAAAGGGTACCCCTACCGTATCAATAAGAAAATCGAATACCAGCCGGGGACCTTCCCGGGCCAACAACGTTACCGCTTCTTTATTATTATAATGACAGCCCGCTTCATAGATATCCCGGGCAAGAAGTTCAGGATTATCATTTCCATTCCAGGCAATAATGCCCCCCTGGGCATAGTGGGTGTTACATTCCCAGATTTCCTCTGCCTTGGTAATAACAAGGACATGCATGCCCGCCTGCCGGGCTCGAATGGCCGCTGAGAGTCCCCCA
It contains:
- the nadB gene encoding L-aspartate oxidase, translating into MSLHVDVLVIGAGIGGLSAAIRARQAGMHVLVITKAEEIWECNTHYAQGGIIAWNGNDNPELLARDIYEAGCHYNNKEAVTLLAREGPRLVFDFLIDTVGVPFSRGRDGDYDYTEEAAHSVRRILHAQDHTGDVIEEYLIAYALKIGVEIKTGWTAIDLITNNHHSTDCQEIYKTREVFGCYVLENATGIVHTLFADAVILATGGIGNIYQFTTNPKEATGDGIAMAYRAGADIINAEFVQFHPTALYHKDIRRFLISESLRGEGARLINKLGEPFMERYSPLGDLAPRDVVARAIFEEMARLGTSYVYLDLAHYYKGEVPIPERFKKIYTTCLEGGIDITREPIPVTPAAHYFCGGIKVDENGKTQIQRLYAVGEVSCTGVHGANRLASTSLLEGLLWGIRAAEHISKTHRPIAKKRLAAIPDWEKPASPEYFEPMVIYQDWNLIKSIMWYHAGIVRTKKSLERAMSDLNYHAHRIYKFYREAELTRDIIELRNGVETAQLVVRAAMHDKRSVGCHFRKD